The following are encoded together in the Pectobacterium wasabiae CFBP 3304 genome:
- a CDS encoding anthranilate synthase component 1: MQTTQPKLELLRTEAVYRNDPSAIFHQLCGARPATLLLESAEIDSKENLKSLLIIDSALRITALGQQVSVQALTANGANLLPLLDAALPTEILNQPLPNGRELTFPLADAMQDEDARLRSLSVFDALRQILTLVACPTDEREAMFLGGLFAYDLVAGFEELPALSQQQRCPDFCFYLAETLLVLDHQKRVTALQASLFTPSQSEKQRLQQRLEQLQSQLTQPAPALPRQSIEDMTLSCNQSDEAFGEVVGQMQEAIRIGEIFQVVPSRRFSLPCPSPLAAYQTLKDNNPSPYMFYMQDQDFTLFGASPESSLKYDADSRQIEIYPIAGTRPRGRRADGSLDRDLDSRIELEMRTDHKELAEHLMLVDLARNDLARICQPGSRYVADLTKVDRYSFVMHLVSRVVGTLREDLDVLHAYRACMNMGTLSGAPKVRAMQLIAESEKTRRGSYGGAVGYFTAHGDLDTCIVIRSAYVEDGIATVQAGAGVVLDSNPQAEADETRNKARAVLRAIASAHHAKEIF; encoded by the coding sequence ATGCAAACAACACAACCTAAACTGGAACTGCTACGTACTGAGGCCGTTTATCGCAACGACCCCAGCGCTATCTTCCATCAGCTCTGCGGTGCCAGACCTGCCACGTTGCTGTTAGAGTCCGCTGAAATCGATAGCAAGGAAAACCTGAAAAGCCTGTTGATCATTGATAGCGCACTGCGTATCACCGCTCTAGGCCAACAGGTTTCCGTTCAGGCATTAACCGCAAACGGTGCCAACCTGCTACCGCTTCTGGATGCCGCGCTGCCTACAGAAATTCTCAATCAGCCGCTTCCGAACGGTCGTGAACTCACCTTCCCGCTAGCTGATGCTATGCAGGATGAAGATGCCCGCCTGCGTTCGCTGTCCGTGTTTGACGCTTTACGCCAGATTCTAACGCTGGTTGCCTGCCCGACGGATGAGCGTGAAGCCATGTTCCTCGGCGGCTTGTTCGCCTACGATCTGGTCGCGGGGTTTGAAGAATTACCGGCGCTGAGCCAACAGCAGCGCTGCCCGGACTTTTGCTTTTATCTAGCCGAAACCTTACTGGTACTTGACCACCAAAAACGCGTAACCGCCCTGCAAGCCAGCCTGTTTACGCCAAGCCAGAGTGAAAAGCAGCGTCTACAACAGCGTCTGGAGCAATTACAATCTCAGCTCACCCAGCCTGCTCCTGCGCTGCCGCGTCAGTCTATCGAAGACATGACGCTGAGTTGCAACCAGAGTGATGAGGCCTTTGGTGAAGTCGTCGGTCAGATGCAGGAAGCTATCCGCATCGGTGAAATTTTTCAGGTCGTGCCGTCACGCCGTTTCTCTTTACCCTGTCCTTCACCGCTGGCCGCTTACCAAACGCTGAAAGATAACAATCCCAGCCCTTACATGTTTTACATGCAAGATCAGGATTTCACGCTGTTCGGTGCTTCGCCGGAAAGCTCGCTGAAATACGATGCCGACAGCCGCCAAATCGAAATCTATCCGATTGCTGGCACCCGTCCACGCGGCCGTCGTGCTGATGGCTCACTGGATCGCGATCTCGATAGCCGCATCGAGCTGGAAATGCGTACCGACCATAAAGAATTGGCAGAGCACCTGATGCTGGTAGATTTAGCTCGTAACGATCTGGCACGTATCTGTCAGCCGGGTAGCCGTTACGTTGCTGACTTGACCAAAGTTGACCGCTATTCCTTTGTGATGCACCTGGTTTCCCGCGTGGTTGGCACACTGCGTGAAGATTTGGATGTCCTGCACGCCTACCGCGCCTGCATGAATATGGGCACGCTGAGCGGCGCACCGAAAGTCCGGGCGATGCAGCTAATTGCCGAAAGTGAGAAAACCCGGCGCGGTAGCTACGGCGGCGCGGTGGGCTACTTCACTGCCCACGGCGATCTGGATACCTGCATCGTCATTCGCTCCGCCTATGTTGAAGACGGTATTGCCACCGTTCAGGCGGGAGCGGGCGTGGTTCTGGATTCTAATCCGCAGGCCGAAGCCGACGAAACACGCAATAAAGCCCGCGCCGTGCTGCGCGCTATTGCCAGCGCGCACCATGCAAAGGAGATCTTCTGA
- the rnm gene encoding RNase RNM → MGRLVPEDSQPISSFPLYDLHSHTTASDGLLTPTALVSRAVDMRVSVLAITDHDTTAGFEEAQTAIAQQELPLRLIPGVEISTLWENHEIHIVGLGMDIAHPALRGLLQQQADNRQSRAEQIAARLEKSRIPDALTGARRLATGGQITRAHFARYLIELGIATNMNQVFKKYLAKGKIGYVPPQWCTIPQAIEAIHQSGGVSVLAHPGRYDLTAKWLKRLLAMFAESGGIAMEVAQCQQAPDERTQLGRYARDFNLMASQGSDFHLPCAWIELGRKLWLPADVEPVWHHPLLAN, encoded by the coding sequence ATGGGTAGGCTTGTGCCAGAAGATTCTCAACCGATATCGTCATTTCCACTTTATGATTTGCATAGCCATACTACGGCGTCTGATGGCCTTTTAACGCCGACAGCGCTGGTCAGCCGGGCGGTAGATATGCGGGTGAGCGTGCTGGCCATTACCGACCACGACACGACGGCTGGGTTTGAAGAGGCACAGACTGCGATTGCACAGCAGGAGCTGCCACTAAGGTTAATTCCCGGCGTAGAGATCTCCACGCTGTGGGAAAATCATGAGATCCATATTGTCGGATTGGGGATGGATATTGCACATCCTGCGTTACGTGGGTTGCTGCAACAGCAGGCGGATAACCGGCAGAGTCGGGCGGAACAGATCGCCGCTCGGCTGGAAAAATCCCGCATTCCCGATGCGCTGACTGGTGCACGGCGTCTGGCGACGGGGGGGCAGATTACACGGGCGCATTTTGCGCGTTATCTGATCGAATTGGGCATCGCGACGAACATGAATCAAGTGTTCAAAAAATATCTGGCGAAAGGCAAAATCGGCTACGTGCCGCCGCAGTGGTGCACCATCCCACAAGCGATCGAGGCGATCCATCAATCTGGTGGTGTGTCGGTGTTAGCACATCCGGGGCGTTACGATCTGACGGCCAAATGGCTAAAGCGCCTGTTAGCCATGTTTGCAGAAAGCGGTGGGATCGCAATGGAAGTGGCACAATGCCAGCAGGCGCCGGATGAACGGACGCAACTGGGTCGTTATGCGCGTGATTTCAACCTGATGGCGTCGCAAGGATCGGATTTCCACCTGCCTTGTGCCTGGATTGAGCTGGGCCGTAAGCTGTGGTTACCCGCCGATGTCGAGCCAGTTTGGCATCACCCATTATTGGCAAATTAG
- a CDS encoding L-threonylcarbamoyladenylate synthase, producing the protein MSQFFYIHPQNPQPRLISQSVEFLHKGGVIVYPTDSGYALGCMLGEKNALERICRIRDLGSDHNFTLMCRDLSELSTYAHVDNSAFRLIKNNTPGNYTFILKATKEVPRRLMNEKRKTIGLRVPSNPIALDLLAALNEPLMSTTLMLPGNDFAESDPEEIQEELGKLVDLIIHGGSLGQQPTTVIDLTESVPRIVREGTGDVTPFL; encoded by the coding sequence ATGAGTCAGTTTTTCTATATTCATCCGCAGAATCCGCAACCACGATTAATCAGCCAATCGGTGGAGTTTTTGCATAAAGGCGGGGTGATTGTTTATCCAACGGATTCCGGTTATGCGCTGGGCTGTATGTTGGGCGAAAAAAACGCGTTGGAACGCATCTGCCGGATTCGCGATCTGGGTAGCGATCATAACTTCACGCTGATGTGTCGCGATCTGTCCGAACTATCGACGTATGCCCATGTTGATAACTCGGCCTTCCGGTTGATTAAAAATAATACGCCGGGTAATTACACCTTTATTCTGAAAGCGACAAAAGAAGTGCCCCGTCGCTTAATGAATGAAAAACGCAAAACTATCGGCCTACGCGTGCCGTCTAACCCTATTGCACTGGATCTGCTGGCCGCGCTGAACGAACCGTTGATGTCGACAACGCTGATGCTGCCGGGAAATGATTTTGCCGAATCCGATCCAGAGGAAATTCAGGAAGAATTGGGAAAATTAGTGGATTTGATCATCCACGGCGGCTCCTTAGGTCAACAGCCGACGACGGTTATCGACTTGACCGAATCCGTGCCGCGCATTGTTCGTGAAGGCACTGGGGATGTTACGCCATTCTTATAA
- the rluB gene encoding 23S rRNA pseudouridine(2605) synthase RluB: MSEKLQKVLARAGHGSRREIEGIIQAGRVSVDGKVATLGDRVEVTKATKIRIDGHVVTVKETEETVCRVLVYYKPEGELCTRNDPDGRPTVFDRLPKIQGSRWVAVGRLDVNTSGLLLFTTDGELANRLMHPSREVEREYAVRVFGEVDDEKIKQLSKGVQLEDGPAAFRTIRYQGGEGLNQWYNVTLTEGRNREVRRLWEAVGVQVSRLIRVRYGDITLPKGIPRGGWAEMPLEQLNYLRELVQLPAETVSKLPVERERRRVKANQIRRAVKRHSQINSAPARRTSPKPKRNG, from the coding sequence ATGAGCGAAAAGTTACAAAAAGTTCTGGCGCGCGCCGGACATGGCTCACGCCGCGAAATTGAAGGTATCATTCAGGCTGGACGCGTCAGCGTTGACGGTAAAGTTGCCACTCTGGGCGATCGTGTTGAAGTGACGAAAGCCACCAAAATCCGTATTGATGGTCATGTGGTTACCGTTAAGGAAACCGAAGAAACTGTGTGTCGCGTTCTGGTGTATTACAAACCAGAAGGCGAGTTGTGTACCCGCAACGATCCTGATGGGCGTCCAACGGTGTTTGACCGTCTGCCGAAGATTCAGGGCTCCCGTTGGGTTGCGGTAGGGCGTCTGGATGTGAACACCTCCGGTCTGCTGCTATTTACGACTGACGGTGAATTGGCCAATCGCCTGATGCACCCTAGCCGTGAGGTTGAGCGCGAATATGCCGTGCGGGTCTTCGGTGAGGTTGACGACGAAAAGATCAAACAACTGAGTAAAGGCGTACAGTTGGAAGACGGTCCTGCCGCATTCCGCACTATCCGCTATCAGGGCGGTGAAGGTCTGAACCAGTGGTATAACGTCACGCTGACAGAAGGGCGTAACCGTGAAGTTCGTCGTCTGTGGGAAGCGGTTGGCGTGCAGGTTAGCCGCCTGATCCGCGTGCGCTACGGCGACATTACTTTGCCAAAAGGCATTCCACGCGGCGGCTGGGCAGAAATGCCGCTGGAACAACTGAACTATCTGCGTGAGTTAGTACAACTTCCGGCGGAAACCGTATCGAAGCTGCCGGTTGAGCGCGAGCGCCGTCGGGTGAAAGCGAACCAGATCCGCCGTGCGGTAAAACGTCACAGCCAGATCAACAGTGCTCCTGCACGTCGCACATCTCCAAAGCCGAAACGTAACGGCTAA
- the cobO gene encoding cob(I)yrinic acid a,c-diamide adenosyltransferase, protein MSDERHQQRQQRLKEKVDARIAAANKTRGILIVFTGNGKGKTTAAFGTVTRAIGHGLRAGVIQFIKGEWPNGEKNLLQQHGVEFQVMATGFTWDTQNRQTDTAAAQNVWQAGKRMLADPQLDLVVLDELTYMISYDYLDLSDVVTTLKQRPAGQTVIITGRGCHRDLLEMADTVTEMRPVKHAFDNGIQAQQGIDW, encoded by the coding sequence ATGAGCGATGAACGTCACCAGCAACGCCAACAGCGCCTGAAAGAGAAAGTCGATGCCCGCATCGCCGCTGCGAATAAAACGCGCGGTATCCTGATCGTCTTCACTGGTAATGGAAAAGGGAAAACGACGGCAGCATTTGGTACCGTCACGCGGGCTATAGGCCACGGACTGCGAGCTGGCGTGATTCAGTTTATTAAAGGTGAATGGCCAAACGGTGAAAAAAATCTGCTGCAACAGCATGGCGTGGAATTTCAGGTGATGGCGACCGGTTTTACCTGGGATACGCAAAATCGCCAGACGGATACCGCAGCAGCGCAGAACGTCTGGCAGGCAGGTAAACGGATGTTGGCCGATCCGCAACTTGATCTCGTCGTATTAGATGAACTGACGTATATGATTAGCTACGATTATTTAGATTTAAGTGACGTTGTCACTACTTTAAAACAGCGTCCTGCTGGACAGACCGTCATTATTACTGGGCGGGGCTGCCACCGTGATTTACTGGAAATGGCCGATACCGTGACGGAAATGCGCCCGGTAAAACATGCGTTTGATAACGGGATTCAGGCACAGCAAGGAATTGACTGGTAA
- a CDS encoding YciK family oxidoreductase yields MHYQPKIDLLQNRIILVTGAGDGIGREAAMTYARYGAHVILLGRTESKLQAVKQQIEQEQSTTAHVVVCDMLALSSAQCFQLADELAQVVPHLDGVLHNAGLLGEVAPVVQQTPEIWHQVMQVNVNATFMLTQALLPLLLKSPCASLVFTSSSVGREGRANWGAYSVSKFATEGLMQVLAEEYRSQNLRVNCINPGGTRTGMRAAAFPNEDPMKLKTPTDIMPLYLYLMGDDSRRKTGMSFDAQPGRKAGPAE; encoded by the coding sequence GTGCATTACCAGCCTAAAATCGATTTACTGCAAAACCGCATCATTCTGGTCACTGGTGCCGGAGATGGCATTGGCCGGGAAGCGGCAATGACCTATGCCCGCTACGGCGCTCACGTCATCTTATTGGGGCGGACAGAAAGTAAACTTCAGGCGGTTAAACAGCAGATCGAACAGGAGCAGAGTACGACAGCACACGTTGTTGTCTGCGATATGTTGGCCTTATCCTCTGCACAGTGCTTTCAGTTGGCGGATGAACTGGCACAGGTTGTACCGCATCTGGATGGCGTACTCCACAACGCAGGATTGCTTGGGGAAGTTGCCCCTGTTGTACAGCAAACGCCAGAGATCTGGCATCAAGTTATGCAGGTCAATGTCAACGCGACCTTTATGTTGACGCAGGCGCTGCTCCCCCTGCTATTGAAATCGCCCTGCGCTTCTCTGGTTTTCACCAGTTCCAGCGTCGGTCGCGAAGGTCGTGCCAACTGGGGAGCCTATTCCGTATCCAAGTTCGCCACAGAAGGTTTGATGCAGGTGCTGGCCGAAGAATATCGCTCACAAAATCTGCGAGTGAACTGTATTAATCCCGGTGGTACGCGGACGGGAATGCGTGCAGCCGCTTTCCCTAACGAAGACCCAATGAAACTGAAAACGCCGACAGATATCATGCCGCTGTATCTCTACCTGATGGGTGACGACAGCCGTCGCAAGACGGGGATGAGTTTCGATGCACAACCGGGTAGAAAGGCCGGTCCAGCCGAATAA
- the sohB gene encoding protease SohB, whose protein sequence is MELLSLYGLFLAKVFTIVVAIGALVVLAFGMTQRKRQHKGELQVTNLGEQYQEIQREMQTACMSDTERKLLSKQEKKKEKETAKQDKQRAKRGEEKSVKPCLYVLDFNGSMDAGEVSSLREEISAVLAVAKPKDEVLLRLESPGGVVHGYGLAASQLQRLRQGGVRLTVSVDKVAASGGYMMACVADRIVAAPFAIVGSIGVVAQIPNFHRLLKNKDIDVELHTAGEFKRTLTLFGENTEQGREKFREDLNVTHTLFKDFVQQMRPSLDIDSVATGEHWFGTQAKDLGLIDAIGTSDDLLIAEMANHEVLSVRYTRRKRLLDRLTGSAGDTVERLMLRWWQRGAKPLL, encoded by the coding sequence GTGGAATTACTTTCTCTGTACGGTTTATTCCTGGCTAAGGTGTTCACCATCGTGGTGGCTATTGGTGCGTTGGTCGTTCTGGCATTCGGGATGACACAACGTAAACGCCAGCATAAAGGTGAGTTACAGGTCACGAATCTGGGTGAGCAATATCAAGAAATTCAGCGTGAAATGCAGACAGCCTGTATGAGCGACACTGAACGCAAGTTGTTATCTAAACAAGAAAAAAAGAAAGAAAAAGAAACCGCGAAGCAAGATAAACAGCGTGCCAAGCGTGGCGAAGAGAAAAGTGTAAAGCCGTGCCTATATGTTCTCGATTTCAATGGCAGTATGGATGCAGGCGAAGTCAGTTCGCTGCGTGAAGAGATCTCTGCCGTGCTCGCCGTGGCGAAACCGAAAGATGAAGTATTGCTGCGTCTGGAAAGCCCTGGCGGTGTGGTGCACGGTTATGGACTGGCAGCGTCGCAGTTACAGCGCCTGCGCCAAGGTGGTGTGCGGTTGACCGTCTCCGTAGATAAAGTCGCGGCCAGTGGGGGATACATGATGGCCTGCGTGGCCGATCGTATCGTCGCGGCTCCCTTTGCTATTGTGGGATCTATTGGCGTCGTGGCGCAAATTCCCAATTTCCACCGTTTGCTGAAAAACAAAGATATTGATGTTGAACTGCATACCGCGGGTGAATTTAAACGCACGTTGACGCTGTTTGGTGAGAATACCGAACAAGGCCGTGAAAAATTCCGCGAAGATCTGAACGTGACGCACACGCTGTTTAAAGACTTTGTGCAGCAAATGCGTCCATCGCTGGATATTGATTCAGTTGCAACCGGCGAGCACTGGTTTGGCACGCAGGCGAAAGATTTGGGATTGATCGATGCTATCGGCACCAGTGACGACCTGCTCATTGCTGAAATGGCGAATCATGAAGTATTAAGCGTGCGCTATACGCGTCGTAAACGTCTGCTGGATCGCCTGACGGGGAGCGCAGGTGATACCGTAGAACGTCTGATGCTACGCTGGTGGCAGCGTGGTGCGAAGCCCCTGCTGTAG
- a CDS encoding YciN family protein: MSPEYQVNEEKRPISRQSLLVEANDIIKHHDDYLHGMVADSVEQKNGVLVFRGEFFLDANGIPTLKSTAVFNMFKHLAHVLSEKYYLVD; the protein is encoded by the coding sequence ATGTCACCTGAATATCAGGTTAACGAAGAAAAACGTCCGATTAGCCGCCAGAGCTTATTAGTTGAAGCCAATGACATCATTAAACATCACGATGATTATTTGCATGGCATGGTCGCTGATAGCGTAGAACAAAAAAATGGCGTATTGGTTTTCCGCGGTGAGTTTTTTCTCGATGCAAACGGAATTCCGACCTTAAAAAGTACCGCGGTATTTAACATGTTCAAACACCTTGCGCATGTTTTATCCGAAAAATATTATTTGGTCGATTAA
- the topA gene encoding type I DNA topoisomerase, with amino-acid sequence MGKALVIVESPAKAKTINKYLGNDYVVKSSVGHVRDLPTSGSASKKSADSTTKDKTKKKVKKDEKSALVNRMGVDPYHGWKANYEILPGKEKVVSELKTLAENADHIYLATDLDREGEAIAWHLREIIGGDDRRFSRVVFNEITKNAITQAFEKPDTLNIDRVNAQQARRFMDRVVGYMVSPLLWKKIARGLSAGRVQSVAVRLIVDREREIKAFVPEEYWELHADLLAGSDIQLQMQVTHHNGKPFKPVNKDQTHAAVSLLENARYVVADREDKPTSSKPGAPFITSTLQQAASTRLGFGVKKTMMMAQRLYEAGYITYMRTDSTNLSQDALTMVRGYIGEEFGKRYLPETATAYSSKENSQEAHEAIRPSDVGVLADSLKDMEADAQKLYQLIWRQFVACQMTPAQYDSTTLIVEAADYQLRAKGRTLRFDGWTKVMPALRKNDEDRTLPTVEVGEALSLQKLLPGQHFTKPPARYSDASLVKELEKRGIGRPSTYASIISTIQDRGYVRAENRRFYAEKMGEIVTDRLEENFRELMNYDFTARMESRLDQVANNQAEWKAVLDEFFTEFSQQLEKAEQDPEEGGMRPNAMVLTSIDCPTCSRQMGIRTASTGVFLGCSGYALSPKERCKTTINLIPEAEVLNVLEGDDAETNALRARRRCEKCGTAMDSYLIDNQRKLHVCGNNPACDGYEIEAGEFRIKGYDGPIVECEKCGSEMHLKMGRFGKYMACTGETCSNTRKILRNGDVAPPKEDPVPLPELSCEKSDAYFVLRDGAAGVFLAANTFPKSRETRAPLVEELDRFKDRLPEKLRYLADAPVVDKDGNKTQVRFSRKTKQQYVSSEKEGKATGWSAFYIDGKWVEGKK; translated from the coding sequence ATGGGTAAAGCTCTCGTTATCGTCGAGTCCCCGGCAAAAGCCAAAACGATCAATAAGTATTTAGGCAATGACTACGTGGTGAAATCCAGCGTCGGTCATGTGCGCGATTTGCCGACAAGTGGCTCAGCCAGTAAAAAGAGCGCGGACTCAACGACTAAAGATAAAACGAAAAAGAAAGTCAAAAAGGATGAAAAATCTGCGCTCGTTAATCGTATGGGCGTCGATCCTTATCATGGTTGGAAAGCCAACTACGAAATACTGCCGGGTAAGGAGAAGGTTGTCTCCGAACTAAAAACGCTGGCGGAAAATGCCGACCATATCTATCTCGCAACCGACCTTGACCGCGAAGGGGAAGCCATTGCCTGGCACCTGCGGGAAATCATTGGTGGTGACGATCGGCGTTTCAGCCGCGTGGTGTTTAACGAAATCACGAAAAATGCCATTACACAGGCGTTCGAAAAACCAGACACGCTGAATATTGACCGGGTTAATGCACAGCAGGCGCGCCGATTTATGGATCGCGTGGTGGGTTACATGGTTTCCCCGCTGTTGTGGAAAAAAATTGCCCGTGGTTTGTCCGCTGGGCGCGTGCAGTCGGTCGCGGTACGGCTGATTGTCGATCGCGAGCGTGAAATCAAGGCGTTTGTGCCGGAAGAATATTGGGAACTGCATGCCGACTTGCTGGCAGGCAGTGATATTCAACTGCAAATGCAGGTAACGCACCACAACGGCAAACCGTTTAAACCCGTTAACAAAGATCAAACGCATGCGGCGGTCAGTCTGCTCGAAAACGCACGCTATGTTGTTGCTGATCGCGAAGATAAGCCGACCAGCAGCAAACCGGGTGCGCCGTTCATCACATCAACGCTGCAACAGGCTGCCAGTACGCGTCTTGGCTTTGGTGTGAAAAAGACCATGATGATGGCGCAGCGTCTGTACGAAGCGGGCTACATCACCTACATGCGTACCGATTCCACGAACCTCAGTCAGGATGCGTTGACGATGGTGCGTGGCTATATCGGCGAAGAATTCGGCAAGCGCTATCTGCCGGAGACGGCAACCGCCTACAGCAGTAAAGAAAATTCACAGGAAGCGCACGAAGCCATTCGACCTTCCGATGTTGGCGTGCTGGCTGACAGCCTGAAAGATATGGAAGCCGATGCGCAGAAACTGTATCAGTTGATCTGGCGTCAGTTCGTCGCCTGTCAAATGACGCCAGCGCAATACGATTCCACCACGTTAATCGTGGAAGCCGCAGATTATCAACTGCGCGCCAAAGGCCGCACGCTGCGTTTCGATGGCTGGACGAAGGTTATGCCAGCGCTGCGTAAAAATGATGAAGATCGCACGTTGCCGACTGTGGAGGTGGGTGAGGCGCTGTCATTACAGAAACTGCTGCCAGGGCAACACTTTACCAAACCACCGGCACGCTACAGCGATGCCTCTCTGGTTAAAGAGCTGGAAAAACGCGGTATTGGTCGTCCTTCTACCTACGCTTCAATTATTTCAACCATTCAGGATCGCGGCTATGTACGGGCGGAAAACCGCCGTTTCTATGCTGAAAAAATGGGTGAAATCGTTACCGATCGGCTGGAAGAAAACTTCCGTGAATTGATGAATTACGATTTCACCGCGCGGATGGAAAGCCGTCTCGATCAGGTTGCTAACAATCAGGCGGAATGGAAAGCCGTACTGGATGAATTTTTCACCGAATTTAGCCAGCAGTTGGAAAAGGCAGAACAGGATCCTGAAGAAGGCGGCATGCGTCCCAATGCAATGGTGTTGACCAGCATTGACTGCCCGACCTGCTCTCGTCAAATGGGTATTCGTACTGCCAGTACCGGGGTGTTTCTGGGCTGTTCCGGCTATGCACTGTCGCCGAAAGAGCGCTGTAAAACCACGATCAACTTGATCCCGGAAGCCGAAGTGCTGAATGTGTTAGAAGGTGATGACGCCGAAACTAACGCGCTGCGTGCTCGCCGCCGCTGTGAAAAATGTGGTACGGCGATGGACAGCTATCTGATTGATAACCAGCGTAAACTTCACGTTTGCGGGAATAACCCAGCCTGCGACGGATATGAGATCGAAGCTGGCGAGTTCCGCATCAAGGGCTATGATGGGCCGATTGTTGAGTGCGAAAAATGTGGCTCCGAAATGCACCTCAAAATGGGGCGTTTTGGTAAATACATGGCCTGTACCGGCGAAACGTGCAGCAACACGCGTAAGATCCTGCGTAATGGCGATGTTGCACCACCGAAAGAAGATCCGGTGCCGTTGCCTGAACTGAGCTGCGAGAAGTCCGATGCGTATTTCGTGTTACGTGACGGCGCTGCGGGGGTATTCCTTGCGGCCAATACATTCCCGAAATCTCGCGAAACACGGGCTCCGCTGGTAGAAGAATTGGATCGATTCAAAGATCGTTTGCCAGAGAAACTGCGTTATTTGGCTGATGCTCCGGTGGTCGATAAAGACGGTAATAAAACGCAGGTGCGTTTCAGTCGTAAAACCAAACAGCAATATGTCTCGTCGGAAAAGGAAGGCAAGGCAACAGGCTGGTCAGCGTTTTATATTGACGGAAAATGGGTTGAAGGGAAGAAGTAA